Proteins from a single region of Flavobacterium sp. YJ01:
- a CDS encoding sugar phosphate nucleotidyltransferase, translating to MEINTVTHVILTGGVGSRLWPLSRKTLPKQYLELFDGESLFEKTVARNLNISDKTIVVGNIENYKMSNDIMSKFEKPFTHIVEALPRNTAAAIAFAAFASEPDDILLITPSDHVIDGNDLYSNALHKAIALANQDYLVTFGIKPTKPETGYGYIEFENENVIAFHEKPNLATASLYLENGNYFWNSGLFCFKAGKFLAELVSQEPEVYWASKTAWEGNKDGFLDYELSLNIPSISIDYAVMERSDAIKVVPAQFEWSDLGSFESVYDYLVEKGHPIDSNRNIVIGTSMHTTFIGVKNCILIYTADALMVLQKENSQEVKQVYQQLESIDSPLL from the coding sequence CCAGAAAGACATTGCCTAAGCAATATCTTGAACTTTTTGATGGGGAGTCGCTTTTTGAAAAAACGGTGGCTCGTAATTTAAATATTTCCGATAAAACTATAGTAGTTGGTAATATTGAGAATTATAAAATGAGCAATGACATTATGTCTAAATTCGAGAAACCTTTTACTCATATTGTAGAAGCTCTTCCTCGTAATACTGCAGCAGCTATTGCATTTGCAGCCTTTGCATCAGAACCAGATGATATTTTATTGATTACTCCATCTGATCACGTTATCGATGGCAACGATTTGTATAGTAATGCTTTGCATAAAGCAATTGCTCTTGCAAACCAAGATTATCTAGTAACTTTTGGTATTAAACCAACTAAACCAGAAACGGGTTATGGTTATATCGAATTTGAAAATGAAAATGTCATCGCATTTCATGAAAAACCAAATTTAGCAACAGCATCATTATATCTGGAGAACGGAAATTATTTCTGGAACAGTGGACTATTTTGTTTCAAAGCTGGCAAGTTTTTAGCGGAGCTTGTTAGCCAGGAACCTGAAGTTTATTGGGCGTCAAAAACGGCTTGGGAAGGAAATAAAGACGGTTTTCTAGATTATGAATTATCTTTAAACATACCATCTATAAGCATTGATTATGCTGTTATGGAAAGGAGCGATGCTATTAAAGTTGTTCCTGCACAATTTGAATGGTCAGATCTTGGTTCTTTTGAATCGGTTTATGATTATTTGGTTGAAAAAGGTCATCCTATAGATTCCAATAGAAATATTGTAATTGGAACTTCCATGCATACAACTTTTATAGGAGTAAAAAATTGTATCCTGATTTATACTGCCGATGCTTTGATGGTGTTGCAAAAGGAAAATTCTCAAGAAGTAAAACAAGTTTATCAGCAATTAGAATCTATCGATTCTCCATTATTGTAA